In Brevibacillus marinus, the genomic window ACCACTGAGGAATGGCGTGATTTCCTCATTCGATCGATCGGGTTGGAGCCAACCGCCCTTAGCGAACGCGCCAAGATGGTGGCCTTACTTCGGATGGTGCCGTTCGTCGAACGCAATTACAACCTCGTCGAGCTCGGACCGCGAGGCACAGGCAAGAGCCATCTGTTCCAGCAAATATCTCCCTACTCTCACCTCATATCGGGTGGGAAGGCCACAGTGGCCAAAATGTTTGTCAACAACGCGAACGGCCAACGTGGGTTGGTTTGCCAATACGATGTTGTCTGTTTCGATGAGATATCCGGTATCTCCTTCGATCAGAAGGACGGCGTAAACATTATGAAAGGGTATATGGCCTCCGGTGAGTTCAGCCGTGGGAAAGAGAGCATACGGGCTGAGGGCGGAATCGTGATGGTCGGGAACTTTGATGTGGATGTTGAGCAGCAACAACGCATCGGACATTTGTTGAGCCCTTTACCGAAAGAGATGCGGGATGATACAGCTTTTCACGACCGAATTCATGCCTTTGCTCCAGGATGGGAATTCCCGAAGTTGAATCCAAACGAGCACCTGACAAATCAATTCGGATTTGTTAGTGATTTCCTGAGCGAATGCTGGCATCGACTCCGGGAAATAAGCCGTGCCCCAATTCTGCAAAATCGTGTATTTTGGGGTGGGGCACTCAGTGGTCGGGATATAGAAGCGGTTAACAAAACCGTTAGTGGGTTAGTCAAACTTCTCTTTCCGGATCCAGAGATGCATGTTCCGGACGATGACCTTGAATGGATCGTTCGCGTGGCCCTCGAATCTCGCCGGCGTGTCAAGGAACAACAGAAGCGCTGTCTCAAGAGCGAATTTCGAAATACTCATTTTAGCTATATCCTGGGTGTCGACGGAGTGGAGAAGTTTGTGTCCACTCCTGAATTACACAGTGATGAGGCCATTGAAGGCGATCCTTTACCCCCCGGCCAGGTGTGGGCGGTCGGACCAGGATTAAATGAATCCGGGCCTGGACTTTATCGTATTGAAGTGACTGTGGGGCCAGGCAGTGGCGTACGTATTTTGAATCACCCACAGCCACCTGCGTTCCGTGAAAGCGTCAAAGTGGGTGAGCAGAATCTCTATACGCGGGCTAAAGAGCTTGTCGGTGACCGAGATCCACGGAGCCATGAGTTTTCCATCCAACTTCGCGCAATGGATGCGGACAAGAGTGGAGCAGGTTTGGGGTTGCCCGTCCTAGTAGCGATGGTGGGGGCACTTCTCGGAAGAAACACCCGTGGAGGGACCATCATCGTTGGTCCGCTTAATCTCGGGGGGTCGATTGAATTGCTCCGAAATCCTGTTGCCATTGCAGAACTAGCGGTAGATAAACAGGCAACAACGCTGCTGATGCCAATCTCTGCG contains:
- the brxL gene encoding BREX system Lon protease-like protein BrxL; protein product: MITPVEMDHLDKIAASVFEGYLVRKDLVRKYARQYPVPTYVVEFLLGRYCASTNEEEIQEGLEIVGKQLKGRTVRTGEEELFKARAREEGSIKLIDIVKARLDAKNDCYLAELPSLNLRDVQIADSLVKENERMLTDGFYTEVTLEYDPIVAQEKNGRPFRIAALRPIQMSSPNVLDVLAKGRQVFTTEEWRDFLIRSIGLEPTALSERAKMVALLRMVPFVERNYNLVELGPRGTGKSHLFQQISPYSHLISGGKATVAKMFVNNANGQRGLVCQYDVVCFDEISGISFDQKDGVNIMKGYMASGEFSRGKESIRAEGGIVMVGNFDVDVEQQQRIGHLLSPLPKEMRDDTAFHDRIHAFAPGWEFPKLNPNEHLTNQFGFVSDFLSECWHRLREISRAPILQNRVFWGGALSGRDIEAVNKTVSGLVKLLFPDPEMHVPDDDLEWIVRVALESRRRVKEQQKRCLKSEFRNTHFSYILGVDGVEKFVSTPELHSDEAIEGDPLPPGQVWAVGPGLNESGPGLYRIEVTVGPGSGVRILNHPQPPAFRESVKVGEQNLYTRAKELVGDRDPRSHEFSIQLRAMDADKSGAGLGLPVLVAMVGALLGRNTRGGTIIVGPLNLGGSIELLRNPVAIAELAVDKQATTLLMPISARRALNDLPDELWTKISIEFYSDPTDAVFKGLTS